From Ananas comosus cultivar F153 linkage group 8, ASM154086v1, whole genome shotgun sequence, one genomic window encodes:
- the LOC109713689 gene encoding large proline-rich protein BAG6 isoform X2, with translation MADEAFKDGSSSMQEVGDGSDSTIEINLPIPALKEKIVGVTGVPMDQQRLIFRGKVLKDDHLLSEYHVEDGHTLHLVARQPAQPQRPTEPGAASEDSSRNNGNETIGNAQQNRTGQVSHSVVVGTVNIADQGEGMGADIARGIGELLRSLGLGILAPAGGVSSTSSTSVPPNGETEGPQNAGSRTQPGNPVQPGFAILNHQLQISPLLPAALSRHTVIPDSLATLLEFINRMDLALQNYGYHSSAATNVQHPQRSDAAPSRSRDLPTPEVLGSVIERARQLLTGSAASALSHIAQRLEGEATSIDAAVRTRIQNEAMHAGLAMQHLGAMLLELGRTTMTLRMGQSPAESFVNSGPSVYISATGPNPIMVQPFPLQTSSLFGVSPTPFVNGATGPLAGGDPSRNINIHIHAGTSTTGGGSTAGTRTTSGDAAHGEQPNMEQVAQGGNISGDSASSVRGMPARTVVAAIPARSPAESGNHVLSVIYPIQVRPQSPSLPNQPAPQPNAAVVIPQTFSGPGGIPAVVAQINARATSALSGNVPGQNLSSFTLRNEAQVSHPTVNIGAQPAITSNPFPPTFSEAGSGSALSASTSAQNDNALSSATAGSSLSSSSSNTIVLDNINRGDSAAGSSNREHSDVPSSSSADKSMEKNSQPDGHMGASRPSSESDMPAPLGLGFGSLQPKRRKPAKPSGSETSSVNQNQQSITRGQQIPRSLVSQSSDSNSPMNDQGSSIPTPSSTVGQANVSNMISRVLQTPVFNNLLTNVAEQTGVSSPTDLRSMMEQCMRSPALRSALDGMVQQAEGQGGGGQELGSMLLGLGGQGGLGFSRMIQQMMPVVSQALSGGSPWATAVNGVQSEPRHLRNDSRICQSDMSNNRDTLIDLHQACERIARHDSPADIFHAVLEGAGRLNGEDNSFHDLAGELSGNTELANEYMSILRNQIHQRLQSESNSENKS, from the exons ATGGCTGATGAAGCTTTCAAAGACGGTAGCAGTTCAATGCAAGAAGTCGGTGATGGATCAGACTCAACTATCGAAATCAAT TTGCCGATACCTGCTTTGAAGGAGAAGATTGTAGGTGTGACTGGTGTTCCAATGGACCAGCAGCGGCTGATATTTAGAGGAAAAGTTCTGAAGGATGATCACCTCTTATCGGAATATC ATGTGGAAGATGGGCATACACTGCATTTGGTTGCTAGACAACCAGCTCAACCACAACGTCCTACTGAACCAGGGGCAGCTTCAGAAGATAGCAGTCGTAATaatg GAAATGAAACGATTGGAAATGCACAGCAGAACAGGACGGGACAAGTTTCGCATAGTGTCGTTGTTGGGACTGTAAATATTGCTGACCAGGGCGAAGGGATGGGAGCTGATATTGCTAGG GGTATTGGGGAACTTCTGCGTTCTTTGGGGCTTGGGATTCTTGCTCCTGCTGGAGGAGTTAGCAGCACTTCATCTACTTCG GTCCCACCAAATGGTGAAACCGAAGGGCCACAGAATGCTGGTAGTAGAACTCAACCTGGAAATCCTGTGCAGCCAGGATTTGCAATTCTCAATCAccaacttcaaatatcacctctTCTCCCGGCAGCATTATCTCGTCATACG GTTATTCCTGATTCCTTGGCTACCCTTTTGGAGTTCATCAATCGCATGGACCTAGCATTGCAGAACTATG GTTATCACTCTTCTGCTGCTACCAATGTTCAGCATCCACAGAGGTCTGATGCCGCTCCTTCTAGGTCAAGAGATCTACCAACTCCAGAGGTCTTGGGTTCAGTTATTGAGCGAGCACGGCAACTTCTTACTGGCAGTGCTGCATCTGCACTTTCT CATATTGCACAACGTCTGGAGGGAGAGGCCACTTCAATTGATGCAGCTGTGCGGACTCGGATTCAAAATGAGGCGATGCATGCAGGACTAGCTATGCAGCATTTAGGTGCtatgcttttggagcttggtcGGACAACTATGACACTTCGCATGGGGCAATCTCCT GCTGAATCTTTTGTAAACTCTGGACCCTCAGTTTATATATCTGCTACAGGTCCAAATCCTATTATGGTTCAG CCTTTTCCTCTTCAGACTAGCTCCTTGTTTGGTGTTAGTCCTACCCCTTTTGTAAATGGAGCTACTGGTCCATTGGCTGGTGGAGATCCTTCGAGAAACATCAACATCCATATTCATGCTG GTACTTCAACAACTGGTGGTGGTTCAACTGCTGGTACAAGGACAACTTCAGGTGATGCTGCTCATGGAGAACAGCCTAACATGGAACAAGTTGCCCAAGGTGGAAATATTTCAGGTGATTCAGCTTCTTCAGTGCGAGGGATGCCAGCAAGGACAGTGGTTGCAGCTATACCGGCACGCTCACCTGCTGAGAGTGGAAATCATGTTCTAAGTGTTATTTACCCTATTCAAGTGAGGCCTCAATCACCATCACTCCCTAACCAACCGGCCCCTCAGCCCAATGCGGCCGTTGTTATCCCACAAACTTTCTCAGGGCCTGGTGGTATCCCTGCGGTAGTTGCACAGATTAATGCACGCGCCACTAGTGCTTTATCTGGGAATGTGCCAGGCCAGAATTTATCATCTTTTACTTTAAGAAACGAAGCACAAGTATCTCATCCAACTGTGAACATTGGAGCACAACCTGCTATTACATCTAACCCATTTCCTCCAACTTTCTCAGAGGCAGGTTCTGGGTCTGCACTTTCTGCTTCAACAAGTGCACAGAATGATAATGCATTGTCCAGTGCTACTGCAGGGAGTAGCTTGTCATCTTCATCATCAAACACGATTGTGCTTGATAATATTAATCGCGGTGATTCTGCAGCTGGATCATCAAATAGGGAACATAGTGATGTTCCCTCCAGTTCATCAGCTGATAAGTCGATGGAGAAAAATTCCCAGCCAGATGGACATATGGGCGCTTCTCGACCCAGCTCTGAAAGTGATATGCCTGCTCCCTTGGGGTTAGGTTTTGGGAGTTTGCAGCCTAAG AGACGCAAACCAGCAAAACCTAGCGGGAGTGAAACCTCTTCGGTAAATCAAAATCAGCAATCAATCACTAGGGGCCAGCAGATTCCGCGATCTCTTGTGTCACAAAGCTCCGATTCAAATAGTCCAATGAATGACCAAGGCTCCTCCATTCCAACACCGTCCTCTACTGTAGGACAAGCCAATGTTAGCAATATGATATCGCGGGTCCTCCAGACCCCTGTTTTCAACAATCTTTTGACAAATGTAGCCGAGCAGACTGGCGTCAGCTCGCCCACTGATTTGAGGAGCATGATGGAACAGTGCATGCGGAGCCCTGCATTAAGGAGTGCGCTGGATGGTATGGTTCAACAGGCTGAAGGACAAGGTGGCGGCGGCCAAGAACTTGGGAGCATGTTACTCGGTTTGGGTGGTCAGGGTGGGCTTGGTTTTTCAAGGATGATTCAGCAGATGATGCCTGTTGTCTCACAAGCTCTAAGCGGAGGATCTCCATGGGCTACAGCGGTCAATGGTGTGCAATCTGAACCTCGGCACCTGAGGAATGATAGTAGAATTTGTCAATCTGACATGTCAAACAACAGGGATACTTTG ATTGATCTCCATCAAGCTTGTGAAAGAATTGCACGGCATGATTCCCCTGCAGATATTTTTCATGCTGTGCTTGAAGGTGCTGGTCGTCTGAATGGTGAAGATAACAGCTTCCATGATCTTGCTGGGGAACTTAGTGGGAATACAGAGCTTGCAAAT GAATATATGAGTATCTTGCGCAATCAAATTCACCAGAGGCTGCAGTCAGAATCCAACTCCGAAAACAAGTCATAA
- the LOC109713689 gene encoding large proline-rich protein bag6 isoform X1, which produces MADEAFKDGSSSMQEVGDGSDSTIEINVKTLDSQIYKFRVRKDLPIPALKEKIVGVTGVPMDQQRLIFRGKVLKDDHLLSEYHVEDGHTLHLVARQPAQPQRPTEPGAASEDSSRNNGNETIGNAQQNRTGQVSHSVVVGTVNIADQGEGMGADIARGIGELLRSLGLGILAPAGGVSSTSSTSVPPNGETEGPQNAGSRTQPGNPVQPGFAILNHQLQISPLLPAALSRHTVIPDSLATLLEFINRMDLALQNYGYHSSAATNVQHPQRSDAAPSRSRDLPTPEVLGSVIERARQLLTGSAASALSHIAQRLEGEATSIDAAVRTRIQNEAMHAGLAMQHLGAMLLELGRTTMTLRMGQSPAESFVNSGPSVYISATGPNPIMVQPFPLQTSSLFGVSPTPFVNGATGPLAGGDPSRNINIHIHAGTSTTGGGSTAGTRTTSGDAAHGEQPNMEQVAQGGNISGDSASSVRGMPARTVVAAIPARSPAESGNHVLSVIYPIQVRPQSPSLPNQPAPQPNAAVVIPQTFSGPGGIPAVVAQINARATSALSGNVPGQNLSSFTLRNEAQVSHPTVNIGAQPAITSNPFPPTFSEAGSGSALSASTSAQNDNALSSATAGSSLSSSSSNTIVLDNINRGDSAAGSSNREHSDVPSSSSADKSMEKNSQPDGHMGASRPSSESDMPAPLGLGFGSLQPKRRKPAKPSGSETSSVNQNQQSITRGQQIPRSLVSQSSDSNSPMNDQGSSIPTPSSTVGQANVSNMISRVLQTPVFNNLLTNVAEQTGVSSPTDLRSMMEQCMRSPALRSALDGMVQQAEGQGGGGQELGSMLLGLGGQGGLGFSRMIQQMMPVVSQALSGGSPWATAVNGVQSEPRHLRNDSRICQSDMSNNRDTLIDLHQACERIARHDSPADIFHAVLEGAGRLNGEDNSFHDLAGELSGNTELANEYMSILRNQIHQRLQSESNSENKS; this is translated from the exons ATGGCTGATGAAGCTTTCAAAGACGGTAGCAGTTCAATGCAAGAAGTCGGTGATGGATCAGACTCAACTATCGAAATCAATGTCAAAACTCTTGATTCTCAGATTTATAAATTTCGTGTTCGCAAAGAT TTGCCGATACCTGCTTTGAAGGAGAAGATTGTAGGTGTGACTGGTGTTCCAATGGACCAGCAGCGGCTGATATTTAGAGGAAAAGTTCTGAAGGATGATCACCTCTTATCGGAATATC ATGTGGAAGATGGGCATACACTGCATTTGGTTGCTAGACAACCAGCTCAACCACAACGTCCTACTGAACCAGGGGCAGCTTCAGAAGATAGCAGTCGTAATaatg GAAATGAAACGATTGGAAATGCACAGCAGAACAGGACGGGACAAGTTTCGCATAGTGTCGTTGTTGGGACTGTAAATATTGCTGACCAGGGCGAAGGGATGGGAGCTGATATTGCTAGG GGTATTGGGGAACTTCTGCGTTCTTTGGGGCTTGGGATTCTTGCTCCTGCTGGAGGAGTTAGCAGCACTTCATCTACTTCG GTCCCACCAAATGGTGAAACCGAAGGGCCACAGAATGCTGGTAGTAGAACTCAACCTGGAAATCCTGTGCAGCCAGGATTTGCAATTCTCAATCAccaacttcaaatatcacctctTCTCCCGGCAGCATTATCTCGTCATACG GTTATTCCTGATTCCTTGGCTACCCTTTTGGAGTTCATCAATCGCATGGACCTAGCATTGCAGAACTATG GTTATCACTCTTCTGCTGCTACCAATGTTCAGCATCCACAGAGGTCTGATGCCGCTCCTTCTAGGTCAAGAGATCTACCAACTCCAGAGGTCTTGGGTTCAGTTATTGAGCGAGCACGGCAACTTCTTACTGGCAGTGCTGCATCTGCACTTTCT CATATTGCACAACGTCTGGAGGGAGAGGCCACTTCAATTGATGCAGCTGTGCGGACTCGGATTCAAAATGAGGCGATGCATGCAGGACTAGCTATGCAGCATTTAGGTGCtatgcttttggagcttggtcGGACAACTATGACACTTCGCATGGGGCAATCTCCT GCTGAATCTTTTGTAAACTCTGGACCCTCAGTTTATATATCTGCTACAGGTCCAAATCCTATTATGGTTCAG CCTTTTCCTCTTCAGACTAGCTCCTTGTTTGGTGTTAGTCCTACCCCTTTTGTAAATGGAGCTACTGGTCCATTGGCTGGTGGAGATCCTTCGAGAAACATCAACATCCATATTCATGCTG GTACTTCAACAACTGGTGGTGGTTCAACTGCTGGTACAAGGACAACTTCAGGTGATGCTGCTCATGGAGAACAGCCTAACATGGAACAAGTTGCCCAAGGTGGAAATATTTCAGGTGATTCAGCTTCTTCAGTGCGAGGGATGCCAGCAAGGACAGTGGTTGCAGCTATACCGGCACGCTCACCTGCTGAGAGTGGAAATCATGTTCTAAGTGTTATTTACCCTATTCAAGTGAGGCCTCAATCACCATCACTCCCTAACCAACCGGCCCCTCAGCCCAATGCGGCCGTTGTTATCCCACAAACTTTCTCAGGGCCTGGTGGTATCCCTGCGGTAGTTGCACAGATTAATGCACGCGCCACTAGTGCTTTATCTGGGAATGTGCCAGGCCAGAATTTATCATCTTTTACTTTAAGAAACGAAGCACAAGTATCTCATCCAACTGTGAACATTGGAGCACAACCTGCTATTACATCTAACCCATTTCCTCCAACTTTCTCAGAGGCAGGTTCTGGGTCTGCACTTTCTGCTTCAACAAGTGCACAGAATGATAATGCATTGTCCAGTGCTACTGCAGGGAGTAGCTTGTCATCTTCATCATCAAACACGATTGTGCTTGATAATATTAATCGCGGTGATTCTGCAGCTGGATCATCAAATAGGGAACATAGTGATGTTCCCTCCAGTTCATCAGCTGATAAGTCGATGGAGAAAAATTCCCAGCCAGATGGACATATGGGCGCTTCTCGACCCAGCTCTGAAAGTGATATGCCTGCTCCCTTGGGGTTAGGTTTTGGGAGTTTGCAGCCTAAG AGACGCAAACCAGCAAAACCTAGCGGGAGTGAAACCTCTTCGGTAAATCAAAATCAGCAATCAATCACTAGGGGCCAGCAGATTCCGCGATCTCTTGTGTCACAAAGCTCCGATTCAAATAGTCCAATGAATGACCAAGGCTCCTCCATTCCAACACCGTCCTCTACTGTAGGACAAGCCAATGTTAGCAATATGATATCGCGGGTCCTCCAGACCCCTGTTTTCAACAATCTTTTGACAAATGTAGCCGAGCAGACTGGCGTCAGCTCGCCCACTGATTTGAGGAGCATGATGGAACAGTGCATGCGGAGCCCTGCATTAAGGAGTGCGCTGGATGGTATGGTTCAACAGGCTGAAGGACAAGGTGGCGGCGGCCAAGAACTTGGGAGCATGTTACTCGGTTTGGGTGGTCAGGGTGGGCTTGGTTTTTCAAGGATGATTCAGCAGATGATGCCTGTTGTCTCACAAGCTCTAAGCGGAGGATCTCCATGGGCTACAGCGGTCAATGGTGTGCAATCTGAACCTCGGCACCTGAGGAATGATAGTAGAATTTGTCAATCTGACATGTCAAACAACAGGGATACTTTG ATTGATCTCCATCAAGCTTGTGAAAGAATTGCACGGCATGATTCCCCTGCAGATATTTTTCATGCTGTGCTTGAAGGTGCTGGTCGTCTGAATGGTGAAGATAACAGCTTCCATGATCTTGCTGGGGAACTTAGTGGGAATACAGAGCTTGCAAAT GAATATATGAGTATCTTGCGCAATCAAATTCACCAGAGGCTGCAGTCAGAATCCAACTCCGAAAACAAGTCATAA